The window GGAGCCCCGCACATGTGTCCCGGCTCGATGGCGCGCGCCATTCAACGCGGCGCGGCGGAAGCGCCCGAGACGGCGGGCGCGCCGGCCGATCTGCGCAGCCTCCTCAGCCAGTGGCCCGTGCAGATCAGGCTGGTCCCCGTCAACGCGCCGTATTTCAAAAACGCCTCGCTGCTGATCGCCGCCGACTGCACGGCTTACGCCTACGGCGCCTTTCACCGCGACTTCATCAAAAACCGCGTCGTGCTGATCGGCTGCCCCAAGCTCGACGAAGGGGATTACAGCGAGAAGCTGACCGAGATCATCAAAAACAACGACGTCAAAAGCGTTACCATCGTGCGCATGGAAGTGCCCTGCTGCGGCGGCCTCGAAAAAGCTGCCCGCGCCGCGCTGATGAACAGCGGCAAGTTCATCCCCTGGCAGGTCGTCACCATCGGCGTGGACGGCCGCGTGATCGAATAGCTTTTCGCGTAAGAAAAAATTTACCGCCGCAAACCAAAGACGGCAGAGACGCCTGAACGAATCGGCGCGTCTCTGCCGTCGTTTTTTTCGACAAATGTTTGCTTTGTAATGACGATGAGTGAATTATCCTTTTTGACTTTGATGAAGTCTAGTTGTATATTTATCACGATTAAAGCACTCTTTGTGATAAAGTCGGAGCAAGCCCCGCAGCTTCCGGCGTTTTGGACCTCACAAGAGGAGAAAGGATAACGATCAGTGGAATGCGAACGATGCGCTGCGAGCAAAGAGCAGCTGAACGAAACCGCTCTGCGCTTTTTGCCGCTGGCGAAAAAGATTGCCTGGCAGTATACAAGGCGCGGCGCCGAATACGAAGATTTGGTACAGGAGGGCATGATCGCGCTTTTCGAACTGGTGCGGCGCTATGACGAGGAACGACCGCCCCAGCGGCTGAGCCTGTTCATCTGGTACCGTCTGCGCGGCCGGGTCCGCGACGCGGCCGCGCGGCTGCGCCGGGATGGCGCCCACGATTCGCTGGAACAAAAATTCGAGGACGACGGTTTCGACGTTCCCTACGAAGAGGGCCGCTACGCCGTCTTCGAACTGCTCGAAAGCCTGCCGCCCCGCGAGCGCGAGCTGGCGCGCGGCCTGGCTTCCGGCCTGACGCAGAAGGAACTGGCCCGCCGCTGCGCCATCAGCCAGCAGGCCGTGAGCAAACGCGTGCGCTGTCTGCGCGACAAGGTGCGGCGCGCTCTGGCAAGCTGAAAATGAAGAGGCGTAACGCCGGCTTTTGATAGGGCTGATTATGAAAAAATCGAGGCTGGCTTTGAGTTTTCATATATTTTGTCTTCCCCGTGAGAATGATTTGACAAAAATTCATAACTTGAGTAATAACACGTAGAAAGAGCGATGCTCTTTTGGCAAGTGCCCTGCCGCTTTGAGAGCAGATCGTCATGAAAGGCGCGCTGCCGCCTGAAGCGCAGCTGCAGTGAAAACGGGAGGGGCTGTGGCCCCTCTCTTTTTATCTCTGACTTTGAGCCCCGCATTGGTGGAGAAACTCAATTTTTACTGCGTGGATTTTGTCTGTACCAACCATTTGAAAATATGTTCGGCAAAAATCCTGGACTTGTGCCCAGCAGCTGCGATTCCCTCTTGCCGGAACAAAAATGCCAGTTGTGGATCACTCTCAACACAGACGGATAAAAAGCGGCGAACCTCGCTTCATTCGAGGTTCGCCGCTTTGCTTTCACCGTTTGAACGCGGGGTCTTTGCGCGAGGCGGAGAGGTCGGCGTAGGTGTTGAAGGCGACGCTGTCGACGACGCGCCGTCGTTTTTTGTCGTAGACGACGATGTTCATGCCCAGCGACTGTGCGGAATACTCCGTGCCGTCGATCCGGACCGACGACTCGGAACCGGCCTCCATTCCCGTGCTGACGAGCCCGATCTTCAGCCCCGCGGCGTCGACGGTTGTGTCGATGCGGCCGGGCGTGCATTCTTCGTAGATCTTTTTGCCGCCGTCGCTGACGGCCGCGTAGCTCCAGCGCCGCTTGCCGGACAGCGACAGGTCGAGCCCCAGCGGCGCGAAGAGCTTGCGGTGCGTTTCCGTCAGGCGGCGCGCGCCTTCGTCGAGCACGGAGATCAGCACGACGTAATCGGGATCGGCCAGCCGCCGCAGATAGCGGCAGAAGTCTGTTTCCAGAAAAAGCGGCGTCAGGTCGACGGACTGCACGCGTTTTTGCCCCTGCGCGTCGATAAATCCGACGTCGGCGCACGGCCCTTGCGCCGTCAGGGCGGAGATCACGCCGTCGAAACCGGCCGACACGGCGCCGTCCAGCGGCGCGGCACCCGCGCTTTCTGGACCGCCGATCAGTTTGATTTTGAAGGCCTGCTCCCACGGCGTCTGGAAGTAAAGCCGGCCGCCGGAGCGCGCGACGTATGGCCCGTCGGGCCATGAGGCGAGAAACGCCCCCTTTTCGATGGGAACGCGATGATCGACGGGGCGGTGGCGCAGTTTGGGCGTTTCGCCGCCGGGATGCCGCGTCGTCGCGGGCGCGCCCGCGAGCAGCGGCGCCAGTTCGTCCAGCGGTACCGGCGCGGCGCTTGCGGCGCGGTCGATCACTTCGCCGCAGGCGGGATCGAAGACGACGAAGTTCGTGCCCTGCTGCGCCCAGGAGTATTCGAGGCCGTTCACGCGGATTGACAGTCGTGCGCGGGTACGCGACTGGGCGGTGGTGGCCTCGTCATACGTGTTGAGGTCGAGGTAAACGCCGCCTTCCTCGCCGTCGAAGTGCAGCGCCGTGCCGGGCTCGCCGCGCTGAAGCGTGAGGATCTGACCGTCCCGCATGGCCAGAAGGCCGGGCTCCCGCCCCGGGGCGTTGACGGCGGCGAGGATCAGCGCCTTCGACCGCGACAGCTTGCGCACATAGGCGTAGAAGTCCTGCTCCTCGCGCAGCGGCGCGCTTTTCGCCGCGGGGAGGAGGCTGAACGGGCGCGCGTTTTCCGCGCCGTCGCGCCGCCACCCCGCTTCCAGATATTCAAAACCGGCTCCGTCCAACGGCGCGGCGGCCCAGCGGAATTTTTGGTCGGATGCGCGGCGCAGCTCGCGCGGCGTCAGTTCGACGGTCTGCCCGCCGCGGCGGGCGCGCAAAATCAGTTCTTTTGCGGACAGGCGCCCGTCCAGCAGCTTGCAGAAGAGCGTGTCCCGATGGCAATAGACTTCCATCGCGCCCGCGAAGGCCACGCAGGGCGCGCCGCCGTCCAGCACGGTGCGTTCGTCCTGCGGCACGCCGCCGTTCCCGGCTGCGTACGGCCACTGCGCCGCCGTCCGCAGCGGCGTTTCATGGGCGGCGACCGGCCGGTCTTTTCCGTCGACGAATTCCAGCCGCAGGCGGTACGTTCCTTCCGGCGGCACGGGGATCGACGCCTGCAGGTATTCGGCGTCCTGCGGCGGCAGGTTGCGCGGCAGCGGGAACGTGCGCGCATATTCCGGCATGTTGCGGCCGTCGGCGGCGCAGACCGACGCGCGGATCCGCAGCGGCGCATCTCCCGCGCTGGACAGCAGGCTGTCGCTTGAATTGAAGACCGCGCACTGAAAATCGCCGCTGCCGCCGGTCCTCATAAACAGTTCCGGTTCGGAAAAGACGATCTTCGGCGCGCCCTTGGAAAAGTCGTTCGTTTTCGGCGGCGCGTGCCGGGCGAAAGAATCTTTGGGACGCTTGAAGAACCGGTTGTAGCGCGCCGACGTCTTGCCCAGTTCGGCGACGTAAGCCTTTTCGCCCAGTTCCTCGATCATCGTCGGGCACGCGCTGAACAGCGACGTGCCGATGCCGAAACGGCGCCCGGGAAGATTTGCGCCGATGGCTTCGAGAATCGTCGGCGCGAAATCCGGCGCGCTGAAAAGCCGTTCGCCCTCGCGCTCCGGGCGCGGGATCGCGTTGATGAACAGGTTGAGCACGGCGCGTCCGTCCCCCAGCGGACGCCCGGCGATGGCGTCGCCCATCCAGAGATGGTCGCCGAGAACGACGATCGTCAGGTCGCGGGCGAACGGCTGCGCCTGTACCCAGTCGATGAACTCGCCCATCATCAGGCTGCTGGCGCGGATCACGTCGCGAAAGTCGTGCCAGCGCGTTTGTGGGCGGACGTCGGGGTCGAGAAAGTAGTATGTGTCCGGCCCGTGCGTGTCGAGCGTCTCGACGAAAAAAGCGTACGGCGCGCCCGAAGCGGCGCGCAGCGCCAGATCTTCCTTGAGCCGCTCGTAGAGATAGCGGTCGCGCAGTCCCCAGCCGTTGCCGCGGTTCTGTTCCACGTCGGAGCGGTATTGGCTGAACCAGCGCAGATCCTTGACGACGGGGCGCTCCGCGTGCGTGCGGATCAGATTTTCGATGCCGCCGAACGAACAATCGCTGGAGAACATAAACTCCAGCGCGTAACCGCTGCGCTCCAGCACCTCGAAGATACTCAGCGCGCCGGGCAAAAACGACTCGTAGTCGCCGTAGTCGTTGTGGCCGATCGGCAGTAGCAGCGGCAGCCCGAAGTCCGAGGCCGTCACGCCCGCCGTCGTCCAGGTCGTGCCGCGCACCTGGCGGAAGCCCGTGAAATGGAGATGGTCCTTCTGCAGCCGCGCCAGCTCCGGCAGCAGCGGCGCGCCCATGACCACGGCGTCGTTGAAGGTGTCCTCGATCGACTCCATGTGGATCACCAGCAGATTGCGCTTGGCGCCGGGGAACGACCAGCGCGTGTCCGCCGGTTCGGGCACGGCGTCGAACAGCGTTGTGCTCTGGAACTGACGCAGTACGAACCCGGCCACGCCGACGCTCTGTTCCGCGTACAGCGCGAAACCCGCCAGCGCCAGCGCCGCGACGAGGCCCGCGCCGCGCCGGCCGCGCCGCAGGCAGAAACGGCAGAACAGCCCGTACAGAATCACGACTGCCGCCGCGCCCGCGCCCGCGGCGAAAATGAGACGGCGCAGATGGGCGTCGACGCCGCCCGTCAGCGGCACGTCCAGATGAAACAGGATCTGTTCCATCGACACCGGCCCCCAGACCCGGCGCATCAGCGCCAGAGCCGCCGTTCCCGCCGCCGCGAGAGCGAAGACGGCGGTCAGCGCCGCACCCTTGAAAAAGCGCGCATGATCTTTTATGAACGACATGAATACGATCTCCTCATTGAATGTGACGTTGCGGAACGGACATAGTTTATCACAGGGAGACAAAGGACGCGGACTTTGGCGCAAAGTCGCCGGAAGTCCGCTTCGTGCCCTTGGCGACGAGCGGCCGCGAAGTGGGGGCGCGGCGTCGGGAAGATCTGGACGAAAAACTGCGGCGCTGCATCGACGGACTGTCCAAGGAAGAGCTTCGGCAGGAGCTTTGCAGCCTTTTGCGCGGCTGCGAAGAGACATGGATATTTGAACGATACGTGCGCGGCCGCCTTGACCTTGACTGGTGAGCTCCCGCATCGAAAGCCGGCGGGGGCTTCGAGTTCCCGCCGGCAGTTCGGGATAGACGACGCCGCGCCCGTCGCGTTTTGAATCATTCCTTCAAAACGCGACGGGCGCGGCGTGTTTTTGATGAGCTCTTTGATGTTTTTATCGCAGCGACTTCTTCGTCCAGTTCCAGGAATCGCGGCACATGTCGTCGAGCGATTTTTGCGCTTTCCAGCCCAGCAGACGCTCGGCCTTGCTTGCGTCGGCCCAGCACGCGGCGATGTCGCCGGCGCGGCGCGGCGCGATCGCGTAAGGGATTTCGACGCCGTTGACCCGCTCGAACGAACGGATCAGATCAAGCACGCTGCTGCCGTGCCCCGTGCCGAGGTTGAACACCTCGGCACCTTGGTGCGAAGCGGCGTAATCCAGCGCCGCCGCGTGCCCTTTGGCCAGATCGACCACGTGGATGTAATCGCGCACCCCCGTGCCGTCGGGCGTGGGGTAGTCGTCGCCGAAGACGCGCAGCTGCGGCAGCTTGCCCGCCGCCACCTGGCACAGATACGGCATCAGATTGTTGGGGATCCCCTGCGGCTGCTCGCCGATCAGCCCCGACTCGTGCGCGCCGATCGGGTTGAAGTAACGCAGCAGCACCGCCGCCATCCCCGCGTCCGCGGCGGCCGCGTCGCGCAGGATCTGTTCGATCATGAACTTCGTCCAGCCGTAGGGATTCGTGCAGCCGCCGGCCGGCATGTCCTCGGTGAACGGAACCGTGTTCGTCATCCCGTACACCGTGGCCGACGAGCTGAAGATGAAGCGCTTGCAGCCGTGCGCCGCCATGACTTCCAGCAGCGCCAGCGTCGTGTCCAGATTGTTGCGGTAGTAGAGCAGCGGCTTGGCCACCGATTCGCCCACCGCCTTGAGCCCCGCGAAGTGGATCACCGCGTCGAGATCGTGCTCCGCAAAGAGACGCGCCAGCGCCGCCTTGTCGGCCACGTCGATCCGGTAAAACGGCACGCGCGCACCCGTAATCCGCGCCAGCCGCTCGATCACCGCCGCCGAGCTGTTGCTCAGATCGTCGGCGATCACCACCCCGTGTCCCGCCGCGATCAATTCGACCGCCGTATGCGACCCGATAAAACCGGCCCCGCCGGTAAGGAGAACGTTCATGGTTGTTTCCTCCAGTGAAAGATTGTCAGCCGCCACACATCACGCGAATTCCGGCCTCTGCCATAAAATTATACACTGAATCGAAACTTTTTCACCGGCGCCGAAGAAAGCGGGCTCATGACGTTCCTTTCAGCTTCGCGCCGAGATCCTTCATGTCCTGGCGCTCGTCCTTCCCGCACCGGTGATCGGTCAAGTTTCTTCGTCCTTTTTCAAAAGGCGGCGGGCTACCCCACAGTCAGAGAGAAAATGACATTTTTCCTGTGGAGCTCAAATCCGAGGCCGACACGGCCGACAAGAGCCTCAAGAAATTTAATGACGACCAGAAGGTACGCCCATCTTTGGCCGGACGATCTCTACGGAATGACGAAATTGTTGGAATAAAGCTTGAGTAAAATGTCGTAAAAAATAAAAGGACTTGTCGTAACTGCATTGACAAGTCCTTTGCAATTTGAAAAAATGGTGCCTAAGGAGGGACTCGAACCCTCACGTGGTTGCCCACGGGGGATTTTGAGTCCCTT of the Pyramidobacter piscolens W5455 genome contains:
- a CDS encoding sigma-70 family RNA polymerase sigma factor, translated to MECERCAASKEQLNETALRFLPLAKKIAWQYTRRGAEYEDLVQEGMIALFELVRRYDEERPPQRLSLFIWYRLRGRVRDAAARLRRDGAHDSLEQKFEDDGFDVPYEEGRYAVFELLESLPPRERELARGLASGLTQKELARRCAISQQAVSKRVRCLRDKVRRALAS
- a CDS encoding sulfatase; amino-acid sequence: MSFIKDHARFFKGAALTAVFALAAAGTAALALMRRVWGPVSMEQILFHLDVPLTGGVDAHLRRLIFAAGAGAAAVVILYGLFCRFCLRRGRRGAGLVAALALAGFALYAEQSVGVAGFVLRQFQSTTLFDAVPEPADTRWSFPGAKRNLLVIHMESIEDTFNDAVVMGAPLLPELARLQKDHLHFTGFRQVRGTTWTTAGVTASDFGLPLLLPIGHNDYGDYESFLPGALSIFEVLERSGYALEFMFSSDCSFGGIENLIRTHAERPVVKDLRWFSQYRSDVEQNRGNGWGLRDRYLYERLKEDLALRAASGAPYAFFVETLDTHGPDTYYFLDPDVRPQTRWHDFRDVIRASSLMMGEFIDWVQAQPFARDLTIVVLGDHLWMGDAIAGRPLGDGRAVLNLFINAIPRPEREGERLFSAPDFAPTILEAIGANLPGRRFGIGTSLFSACPTMIEELGEKAYVAELGKTSARYNRFFKRPKDSFARHAPPKTNDFSKGAPKIVFSEPELFMRTGGSGDFQCAVFNSSDSLLSSAGDAPLRIRASVCAADGRNMPEYARTFPLPRNLPPQDAEYLQASIPVPPEGTYRLRLEFVDGKDRPVAAHETPLRTAAQWPYAAGNGGVPQDERTVLDGGAPCVAFAGAMEVYCHRDTLFCKLLDGRLSAKELILRARRGGQTVELTPRELRRASDQKFRWAAAPLDGAGFEYLEAGWRRDGAENARPFSLLPAAKSAPLREEQDFYAYVRKLSRSKALILAAVNAPGREPGLLAMRDGQILTLQRGEPGTALHFDGEEGGVYLDLNTYDEATTAQSRTRARLSIRVNGLEYSWAQQGTNFVVFDPACGEVIDRAASAAPVPLDELAPLLAGAPATTRHPGGETPKLRHRPVDHRVPIEKGAFLASWPDGPYVARSGGRLYFQTPWEQAFKIKLIGGPESAGAAPLDGAVSAGFDGVISALTAQGPCADVGFIDAQGQKRVQSVDLTPLFLETDFCRYLRRLADPDYVVLISVLDEGARRLTETHRKLFAPLGLDLSLSGKRRWSYAAVSDGGKKIYEECTPGRIDTTVDAAGLKIGLVSTGMEAGSESSVRIDGTEYSAQSLGMNIVVYDKKRRRVVDSVAFNTYADLSASRKDPAFKR
- the galE gene encoding UDP-glucose 4-epimerase GalE, whose amino-acid sequence is MNVLLTGGAGFIGSHTAVELIAAGHGVVIADDLSNSSAAVIERLARITGARVPFYRIDVADKAALARLFAEHDLDAVIHFAGLKAVGESVAKPLLYYRNNLDTTLALLEVMAAHGCKRFIFSSSATVYGMTNTVPFTEDMPAGGCTNPYGWTKFMIEQILRDAAAADAGMAAVLLRYFNPIGAHESGLIGEQPQGIPNNLMPYLCQVAAGKLPQLRVFGDDYPTPDGTGVRDYIHVVDLAKGHAAALDYAASHQGAEVFNLGTGHGSSVLDLIRSFERVNGVEIPYAIAPRRAGDIAACWADASKAERLLGWKAQKSLDDMCRDSWNWTKKSLR